The following proteins are encoded in a genomic region of Garra rufa chromosome 22, GarRuf1.0, whole genome shotgun sequence:
- the LOC141297463 gene encoding pleckstrin homology domain-containing family S member 1-like has product MNIRRKSAEVEEVCTGFLLKSPPARQIKNAKSWKRRFFVLSKTNNGCHELKYYKTSERDKPIKSIDGSTITVVQKDPKEYPVFEWICKTFKCSQSSVLFMKTENPRDKVPRDFFFIGDSSDYMDRWLNALNGVIMNNHIKPQTERLITTESTSNGQTLKSDTEEAEADNKPPLPPRKKLIPSVEATTQQSQRSQPPECSPSETPVYDNVIKKEPLDETAVESNDDMSSGESMTATSEDSLLDSVTKAFNAMKTPETSDGQRIHGIQETSTNNKNSCFDFNGNSETHTFIEKEICISQNEAKSLVISEEDGKPCVSDCGEIEASSLFHKGDQILAVNDLLTDTVEDVQTYLRRLSKSEVKLTIRRLPGSIPLDSESC; this is encoded by the exons ATGAACATCAGACGTAAATCAG CTGAGGTGGAGGAAGTGTGCACAGGTTTTCTACTGAAGTCCCCTCCTGCTAGACAGATAAAAAATGCG AAATCATGGAAGAGACGCTTCTTTGTGCTTTCAAAGACAAATAACGGCTGCCATGAGCTAAAATACTACAAAACCAGTGAGAGAGACAAACCTATAAAATCCATAGATGGCTCCAC caTCACAGTGGTGCAAAAGGATCCCAAGGAATATCCAGTTTTTGAATGGATCTGTAAAACCTTCAAGTGCAGTCAGTCCTCTGTGCTCTTCATGAAAACAGAAAATCCAAGAGACAAGGTCCCAAGAGATTTTTTCTTCATTGGAGACAGCAG TGACTACATGGATAGATGGTTGAATGCTTTAAATGGGGTTATAATG AATAACCATATTAAACCACAAACTGAACGCCTGATCACAACAGAATCCACCTCCAATGGCCAAACCCTGAAGAGTGACACTGAAGAG GCTGAAGCTGATAATAAACCTCCACTGCCTCCAAGAAAGAAGTTAATACCATCTGTAGAAGCTACCACTCAGCAGAGTCAACGCAGCCAACCACCCGAATGCAGTCCATCTGAAACACCA GTATATGATAATGTCATAAAAAAGGAACCACTGGATGAGACTGCAGTGGAAAGTAATGATGACATGTCATCAGG GGAGAGTATGACTGCTACATCTGAAGACAGTCTGCTGGATTCTGTCACAAAAGCCTTCAATGCTATGAAGACACCAGAAACATCAGATGGACAAAG GATTCATGGAATACAAGAAACCAGTACTAACAATAAAAACTCTTGCTTTGACTTCAATGGAAA CAGTGAAACGCACACCTTTATCGAGAAGGAAATCTGCATCAGTCAAAATGAAGCAAAGAGCTTGGTTATTTCAGAGGAGGACGGAAAACCATG tGTGTCTGATTGTGGGGAGATTGAGGCTTCATCTCTGTTCCACAAGGGAGATCAGATCCTGGCTGTCAATGACCTGTTGACAGACACAGTGGAGGATGTACAAACATACCTAAGAAGACTCAGCAAGAGCGAG GTAAAACTGACCATTCGAAGGCTCCCAGGCTCCATTCCTCTGGATTCTGAATCCTGCTGA